One Primulina huaijiensis isolate GDHJ02 chromosome 5, ASM1229523v2, whole genome shotgun sequence DNA segment encodes these proteins:
- the LOC140976225 gene encoding uncharacterized protein, which produces MDVVRATSAWVASQSSHVTIDPAGIEKVAETVKDSIPKVEWDFEGIHYFDNGPLTVQYLFVLDALNFCFWPDKELSYDHLATGLKEALQNNKSAFDADRLQKYTGPELRKMLKWPRPLPLEDERVRLLHEVGFELERSFEGKASKLVESCQKSAAKLVALISQHFPGFRDHTVYKGHQVFLYKRAQIFAADLWGSFKGQHYGEFNDIETVTMFADYIVPAVLEQLGVLKFSTALSHAITANVEIYSGSQEEVELRACSVHAVEEIRESIHRKSGKQVLSVELDLWLWAFGIQCSSLQHHRTLSIYY; this is translated from the exons ATGGATGTGGTCAGGGCTACCTCTGCGTGGGTCGCTTCGCAGTCCTCCCATGTGACAATCGACCCCGCTG GCATTGAGAAAGTGGCGGAAACAGTGAAGGATTCTATACCGAAGGTGGAGTGGGATTTTGAAGGGATTCATTATTTTGATAACGGTCCGCTCACTGTTCAGTATCTTTTCGTGTTGGATGCCTTGAATTTCTGTTTCTGGCCAG ATAAGGAGTTGAGCTATGATCATTTAGCTACGGGATTGAAGGAAGCTCTTCAGAATAACAAGTCTGCATTCGATGCAGATCGGCTGCAAAAGTACACTG GTCCTGAACTACGTAAAATGTTGAAATGGCCAAGACCTCTACCTTTGGAGGATGAACGAGTGCGCTTACTGCATGAG GTGGGATTTGAGCTTGAGAGATCATTTGAGGGGAAAGCATCCAAACTTGTGGAATCTTGTCAGAAATCAGCCGCCAAGCTTGTGGCTCTCATCAGCCAACACTTTCCCG GATTCCGTGACCACACAGTGTACAAAGGTCACCAGGTTTTTTTGTATAAAAGGGCTCAGATATTTGCTGCAGATTTATGGGGATCTTTCAAAGGTCAACATTATGGTGAATTTAATGACATTGAAACCGTGACAATGTTTGCCGACTATATTGTCCCAGCAGTACTTGAGCAGCTCGGAGTTTTAAAATTTAGCACTGCACTATCGCATGCAATAACGGCTAATGTCGAGATTTATTCTGGAAGTCAGGAGGAAGTAGAGCTGCGAGCATGTTCAGTTCATGCTGTGGAGGAAATAAGGGAGTCGATCCACAGAAAATCAGGAAAGCAG GTCTTGAGTGTCGAGTTGGATCTCTGGTTGTGGGCATTTGGGATCCAATGTTCTTCTCTTCAGCATCATCGAACACTCTCTATATATTATTGA